One Gadus chalcogrammus isolate NIFS_2021 chromosome 4, NIFS_Gcha_1.0, whole genome shotgun sequence DNA segment encodes these proteins:
- the LOC130381853 gene encoding histone-lysine N-methyltransferase PRDM9-like, translated as MRYVNCARNEEEQNLIAFQHKGGILYRSCGLVTSGAELLVWYGDEYARHLGIGFDRLWNNKSSTKGGRSQLTPAQAFPCPECPYSYTSQIFLHKHMKRSHGDLYGRLLRSGEIKVEPSLLPYVAASYQEPIGASPGTVQSTSQIPAEGAGRHRCEKCSKTFSRSHSLKVHQRIHTGEKSYHCQQCGKTFNTSGELKRHQIIHTGEKPYHCQQCGKTFSQSCHLKSHQQLHRGVSTQTTM; from the exons atgag GTACGTCAATTGTGCTcgtaatgaagaggaacagaaccTGATAGCGTTTCAGCACAAAGGAGGAATTCTGTATCGCTCCTGTGGCCTCGTGACTTCAGGAGCAGAGCTCTTGGTCTGGTATGGGGACGAATACGCCAGACATCTGGGAATCGGATTTGATCGACTGTGGAACAACAAGAGCTCTACTAAAG gagggagatcccagctgacaccagcacaggctttcccctgtcccgagtgtccgtactcctacacgtctcagatcttcctccacaaacacatgaagaggaGCCACGGCGACCTGTACGGCCGACTGCTGAGGAGTGGAGAAATCAAGGTGGAGCCTAGTCTCCTCCCATACGTCGCAGCCTCCTATCAAGAACCGATCGGAGCCTCCCCGGGAACCGTCCAAAGCACGAGCCAGATTCCAGCAGAAGGAGCCGGACGCCACAGATGTGAGAAGTGCAGTAAAACCTTTAGTCGCTCTCATAGTCTGAAggtacaccagcgcatccacacgggagagaaatcataccactgtcaacagtgtgggaaaacatttaatacatctggtgaactcaagAGACACCAGATCATTCAcacgggagagaaaccataccactgtcaacagtgtgggaaaacatttagtcaatctTGTCATCTCAAAAGTCACCAACAACTTCACAGAGGAGTCTCCACCCAAACAACCATGTGA